The Fructilactobacillus ixorae genome has a window encoding:
- a CDS encoding TMEM175 family protein — protein sequence MKKARVEALTDAIVAIIITIMVLEFKIPATPHFDEIFDSIPELLAYIVSFGFIGVAWYNQHYMFYLVRRVTKQVYWANNLWIFTMSLIPVVSAWVGKFMTAVAPQLFYLLFFTAWNLAYLFLSKVILNEMKREDDQTGIKKIKNMCSYQFLISWKFPALIIVTAIAILIFPPSGLVFSLIEIIINGIYTTSDSDQLEGPDD from the coding sequence TTGAAAAAAGCTCGCGTTGAAGCCCTGACGGATGCCATTGTGGCAATCATCATTACCATCATGGTGTTAGAATTCAAAATTCCAGCTACGCCGCACTTTGATGAAATTTTCGACAGCATTCCCGAATTACTTGCTTACATCGTTAGTTTCGGGTTCATTGGTGTGGCCTGGTACAATCAGCATTACATGTTTTATTTAGTTCGTCGCGTGACCAAACAAGTTTACTGGGCAAATAACCTCTGGATCTTCACGATGTCATTGATTCCAGTAGTTTCCGCTTGGGTGGGAAAATTTATGACGGCTGTCGCTCCCCAGCTGTTCTACTTACTCTTTTTCACCGCCTGGAATTTAGCTTATTTATTTCTTAGTAAGGTCATTTTAAACGAAATGAAACGGGAGGATGACCAAACCGGCATCAAGAAAATCAAAAACATGTGCAGTTACCAATTTTTAATTAGTTGGAAATTTCCAGCCCTAATCATTGTAACCGCAATTGCCATTCTAATTTTCCCCCCGAGTGGGCTAGTCTTTAGTTTAATTGAGATCATCATTAACGGGATTTACACTACTAGCGATAGTGATCAATTAGAGGGTCCCGATGATTAG
- a CDS encoding putative polysaccharide biosynthesis protein gives MDNDVENNQLEEQQQFADSQRAKGQMLKGSAWMTIGSILSRILGALYIIPWRLIFGASLFPIANSLYTQGYNIYSFVLIVAIAGIPSAIAKQVAHYNALNEYGVGVQLYKKGISLSILMGVLSALLLWFAAPLLTNGDPNVIPVIHSLAWAVLIIPAMSLTRGYFQGYEDMAPSAISQFVEQLARVIYMLASAFIILKVLHGNWVTAVSQSTFAACIGAIFGFLILGWYYWKRRHYYHNLVAHSNNQLQVPTNQLYREIISQAVPFVILGAGVTIFSLIDQFTFFDIMRLATNFSERALQVDYAVFAGNANKLTMIVISLASSLAITVVPLLSTAFTKRNRAMMRDQLSNTMILFEFVMLPASLGMAAVAGPLNRTFYGTANMDFGSNVLTFAAITAIPIGLFVVTSAVMQGVSQNRRAVKYFVIGTIAKVITQFPLVYWFGAFGTLMSTVVGFTIANLLIIHSLNHDFGFEVHKMLMDSADLIAYTLVMYVITLVMVYALNFLIGLVGNPYSSLMSLVVTGVSALIGGSVYMYLTLKSRLADQVLGARVARLRIIFHIS, from the coding sequence GTGGATAACGATGTTGAAAACAATCAGTTAGAAGAGCAACAACAATTTGCGGATTCGCAACGGGCCAAGGGCCAAATGCTCAAGGGCTCTGCCTGGATGACGATTGGGAGTATCCTGTCGCGGATTCTCGGGGCGCTTTACATTATTCCCTGGCGGCTCATCTTTGGAGCCTCCTTATTCCCGATTGCCAACTCACTGTATACCCAGGGTTATAACATTTACAGTTTTGTTTTAATCGTGGCCATTGCTGGGATTCCCTCTGCCATTGCCAAGCAAGTAGCCCACTATAATGCGTTAAATGAGTATGGAGTCGGAGTGCAACTGTATAAAAAGGGGATTAGCCTGTCAATTTTGATGGGGGTCCTTAGTGCCCTCCTTTTATGGTTTGCCGCGCCGTTGCTGACGAATGGAGATCCCAATGTGATTCCGGTGATTCACTCGTTAGCCTGGGCGGTGCTGATTATTCCCGCGATGAGTTTAACCCGAGGGTACTTTCAGGGATACGAAGACATGGCGCCATCTGCGATTTCCCAGTTTGTGGAACAGTTGGCCCGGGTCATTTACATGTTGGCCTCAGCCTTCATTATCTTAAAGGTGCTCCACGGTAACTGGGTGACGGCGGTGTCGCAATCAACCTTTGCGGCCTGTATCGGAGCCATCTTTGGGTTCTTAATTCTGGGTTGGTATTACTGGAAAAGGCGTCACTACTACCATAATTTGGTGGCACACAGTAATAACCAGCTCCAGGTCCCAACCAACCAGTTATACAGAGAAATCATTAGTCAAGCGGTGCCATTTGTGATTTTAGGGGCGGGAGTTACCATCTTTTCCCTGATTGATCAGTTTACTTTCTTTGACATTATGCGGCTAGCAACTAACTTTTCCGAACGAGCATTACAAGTGGACTATGCCGTCTTTGCCGGAAATGCCAACAAGCTGACTATGATCGTGATTTCTTTAGCGTCGTCGCTGGCTATCACGGTGGTTCCGTTACTGTCCACGGCCTTTACGAAGCGAAATCGGGCTATGATGCGGGATCAACTGTCGAACACCATGATTTTGTTTGAGTTCGTGATGTTACCGGCTTCCTTGGGAATGGCCGCGGTCGCAGGACCATTGAACCGCACTTTTTATGGAACGGCTAACATGGACTTTGGGAGTAACGTGTTAACTTTCGCGGCGATTACTGCAATTCCAATTGGCTTGTTTGTGGTTACCTCTGCCGTGATGCAGGGAGTATCGCAAAATCGACGGGCTGTGAAGTACTTTGTGATTGGAACGATTGCAAAGGTCATTACCCAATTTCCACTGGTTTATTGGTTTGGCGCGTTTGGGACCTTAATGTCCACGGTCGTTGGCTTTACCATAGCAAACCTGCTGATCATTCATTCCTTAAACCATGACTTTGGGTTTGAGGTCCATAAAATGTTGATGGATTCGGCCGATTTAATTGCGTATACGTTAGTCATGTATGTAATTACATTAGTTATGGTTTACGCCTTGAACTTTTTGATTGGGCTAGTTGGAAACCCCTATAGTTCACTGATGAGTTTGGTAGTTACTGGTGTTTCCGCCTTAATTGGAGGTAGTGTATATATGTACTTAACTTTGAAGAGTCGACTGGCCGATCAAGTTTTAGGAGCTAGGGTAGCGCGATTACGGATTATTTTTCACATTAGTTAG
- the leuS gene encoding leucine--tRNA ligase: protein MGYNHQEIEQKWQKYWDEHQTFRTGDDPNKEKYYVLDMFPYPSGQGLHVGHPEGYTATDIMARFNRMQGKNVLHPMGWDAFGLPAEQYAMKTGNNPADFTNQNIQNFKRQIKSLGFSYDWSREVNTTDPKYYKWTQWIFEQLYKQGLAYEDEIEVNWAPDLMGGTVVANEEVVNGKTERGGYPVYRKPMKQWVLRITAYAERLLDDLDDLDWPESIKQMQRNWIGKSVGASIKFPVADQADATIEVFSTRADTLFGATYLVLSPEHPLVDRITTLDQAGAVRDYRQEVASKSDLERTDLNKDKSGVFTGAYAINPVTGEKLPVWIGDYVLPSYGTGAIMAVPAHDQRDYEFAQKFNLPIVPVIAGGDISKEAYTGDGVHINSGFLDGMEKAEAIPTILTWLEEHDAGQKKVNYKLRDWIFSRQRYWGEPIPVIHWDDGSTSLVPESELPLRLPKTDNIKPSGTGESPLANLSDWINVTDANGRHGRRETNTMPQWAGSSWYYLRYIDPHNDRMIADPKKLDYWLPVDLYVGGAEHAVLHLLYARFWHKFLYDLGVVPTKEPFQRLVNQGMILGTNHEKMSKSKGNVVNPDDIVNEYGADTLRLYEMFMGPLTESKPWSTEGITGANRWIKRVFRMYVGDDEQMTSLVVPTNDGKLAKVYNQTVKKVTDDIEKMRFNTAISQMMVFVNEVYKHQALPKEYAEGLIKLLAPITPHLAEEIWHRLGHDETIAYASWPTYDPAQLEADEVQLAVQVNGKVRARISVPADADRDAIQAAALANPDVIANLDNQTIRKVIVVPGKIVNIVAN from the coding sequence ATGGGCTACAATCACCAGGAAATTGAACAAAAATGGCAAAAATATTGGGATGAGCACCAAACCTTTCGAACGGGCGATGATCCAAATAAGGAGAAGTACTACGTCTTAGACATGTTCCCATATCCATCCGGGCAGGGACTCCACGTGGGTCATCCAGAAGGGTATACTGCAACGGACATCATGGCGCGGTTCAACCGGATGCAGGGTAAAAACGTGTTGCATCCGATGGGTTGGGACGCCTTTGGCTTGCCAGCCGAACAGTATGCGATGAAAACGGGGAATAATCCCGCGGACTTTACCAATCAAAACATTCAAAATTTTAAACGGCAGATCAAATCCCTCGGGTTTTCTTACGATTGGAGTCGGGAAGTGAACACGACCGATCCAAAGTATTACAAGTGGACCCAGTGGATCTTTGAACAACTTTACAAACAGGGCTTGGCTTATGAGGATGAAATTGAAGTTAACTGGGCTCCAGACCTCATGGGGGGGACAGTGGTTGCGAACGAAGAAGTGGTCAACGGTAAGACCGAACGTGGTGGCTACCCCGTGTACCGAAAACCAATGAAACAGTGGGTGTTGCGGATTACTGCTTATGCAGAACGGCTCTTGGATGATTTGGATGACCTAGACTGGCCGGAAAGCATTAAGCAGATGCAGCGGAATTGGATTGGAAAATCAGTGGGAGCCAGCATCAAGTTCCCGGTTGCTGACCAAGCTGATGCCACCATTGAAGTCTTTTCAACCCGGGCCGATACGTTGTTTGGAGCAACGTACCTAGTGCTTTCACCAGAACATCCCCTGGTGGATCGAATTACTACCCTTGATCAAGCTGGGGCAGTTCGCGATTACCGACAGGAAGTTGCTTCAAAGTCAGACCTGGAACGGACCGATTTGAATAAGGATAAATCAGGTGTGTTTACGGGTGCCTACGCAATCAATCCGGTAACCGGGGAAAAACTACCCGTTTGGATTGGGGACTACGTTCTGCCTTCGTACGGAACGGGAGCCATTATGGCTGTGCCGGCTCATGACCAACGGGACTACGAATTTGCACAAAAGTTTAACCTGCCTATCGTACCGGTGATTGCCGGCGGAGACATTAGTAAAGAAGCCTACACCGGCGATGGAGTGCACATTAATTCTGGGTTCCTCGATGGCATGGAAAAAGCCGAAGCCATTCCAACGATTTTAACCTGGTTGGAAGAACATGATGCCGGCCAAAAGAAAGTTAACTACAAACTCCGGGATTGGATCTTTTCTCGGCAACGGTACTGGGGGGAACCAATTCCCGTAATCCACTGGGATGATGGCAGTACCTCACTTGTACCAGAATCAGAATTGCCTCTGCGACTCCCAAAAACCGATAACATTAAGCCATCTGGAACCGGGGAAAGTCCGCTAGCAAACCTGAGTGACTGGATTAACGTCACGGATGCAAACGGTCGTCACGGTCGCCGAGAAACCAACACGATGCCCCAGTGGGCCGGGAGTTCGTGGTATTACCTCCGTTACATTGATCCTCACAACGATCGGATGATTGCCGATCCAAAGAAGTTAGACTACTGGTTGCCAGTTGATCTCTACGTTGGTGGAGCCGAACACGCTGTTTTGCACCTCTTGTACGCCCGGTTCTGGCACAAATTCCTGTATGACCTAGGAGTCGTGCCAACGAAGGAACCCTTCCAGCGTTTGGTGAACCAGGGCATGATTCTCGGGACGAACCACGAAAAAATGTCCAAATCAAAGGGAAACGTGGTGAACCCGGACGACATTGTTAACGAGTATGGGGCTGACACCCTGCGGTTGTACGAAATGTTTATGGGTCCGTTGACAGAATCAAAACCTTGGAGTACCGAAGGAATCACGGGTGCTAACCGGTGGATTAAGCGGGTTTTTCGGATGTATGTTGGTGATGACGAACAAATGACGAGTTTGGTGGTGCCAACCAACGATGGGAAGCTTGCTAAAGTTTATAACCAGACCGTGAAAAAAGTGACCGATGACATCGAAAAGATGCGGTTTAACACGGCCATCTCCCAAATGATGGTATTTGTAAACGAAGTTTATAAGCATCAGGCGCTGCCTAAGGAATATGCGGAGGGGCTAATTAAGTTGCTCGCACCAATTACCCCGCATTTAGCCGAAGAAATTTGGCACCGGTTGGGGCACGATGAAACGATTGCATACGCGAGTTGGCCAACCTACGATCCCGCGCAATTAGAGGCGGATGAGGTGCAACTGGCCGTTCAGGTGAACGGAAAAGTGCGGGCCCGGATTTCGGTTCCAGCGGATGCTGATCGGGATGCCATTCAAGCAGCTGCGCTTGCTAATCCAGATGTCATTGCAAACCTGGACAACCAAACAATCCGCAAGGTGATTGTGGTTCCTGGAAAGATTGTTAATATTGTAGCTAATTAG
- a CDS encoding class I SAM-dependent methyltransferase — protein sequence MQLQSALQFSHTLLEQVVNPGDIVVDATAGMGHDTLKLAQLVGTTGHVYSFDIQAPAVMATKAKLAEAGYHNATVFQQGHEQLDEMVAGPITAAIFNLGYLPRGDHALITQPKTTLNALQKCLELLAPKGVVVVVCYYGHPGGATEKTAVLAWAAQLPQAEFNVLQYQFLNQVHEPPILLAIQKR from the coding sequence ATGCAATTACAATCAGCTTTACAATTTAGCCATACGCTCTTAGAACAAGTCGTGAATCCCGGTGACATCGTAGTCGATGCCACGGCTGGAATGGGTCACGATACCCTCAAACTAGCGCAGTTGGTCGGAACCACTGGGCACGTCTATAGTTTTGACATCCAAGCTCCGGCAGTCATGGCCACCAAAGCCAAGCTGGCGGAAGCGGGTTATCACAACGCTACGGTGTTCCAACAGGGGCATGAACAGCTCGACGAAATGGTTGCAGGTCCCATTACCGCCGCCATCTTTAACCTGGGTTATCTCCCTCGCGGCGACCATGCCCTCATTACCCAACCAAAAACTACCCTCAACGCCCTACAAAAATGTCTCGAGCTGTTAGCTCCAAAAGGCGTCGTGGTGGTCGTCTGCTATTATGGTCATCCGGGTGGGGCCACCGAAAAAACGGCCGTCCTAGCCTGGGCCGCCCAGCTGCCCCAAGCTGAATTTAACGTCTTGCAGTATCAATTCCTTAATCAAGTGCATGAACCACCAATCCTGTTAGCAATTCAGAAGCGCTAA